The following are from one region of the Phormidium sp. PBR-2020 genome:
- a CDS encoding sugar ABC transporter substrate-binding protein — translation MRLKLGLVLAPLILGVFSCGSPRTIRDENTVEFWTMQLQPTFNPYFNDLIAEFEEEYPQQQVRWIDIPWAAMEARIVTSVSAQTAPDLVNLNPRFAALLAGRNAWLDLDEYISEEVRSQYLEAIWDASRFDDTSFGIPWYLTTRITIYNQEIFQEAGIDSPPQTYEELAQVAQQVREETGKYAFFVSFAPNDSGEVLESLVQMGVQLLNEDGTAAFNSPEGVAAFNYWRELYQEGWLPRDVLTQGHQRAIELYQGGELALVKTGPQFFQTIANNAPDIAAVSQPAPQISGDTGKIAVAVMNLLIPRDTANPEGAIAFALFLTNPENQLAFSQIANTLPSTRDTLDHEYFQTGGDNATPMDEARVISADQLRRAEVLVPPLSNVNQLQAILYDNLQATLLGEKTVEAALANAEEEWNAIAQP, via the coding sequence ATGCGCTTAAAATTAGGCTTAGTGCTAGCCCCCCTCATCCTGGGGGTGTTCAGTTGTGGCAGTCCGCGAACGATTCGGGATGAAAACACGGTGGAGTTCTGGACGATGCAGCTCCAGCCCACATTCAACCCCTATTTTAACGACTTAATCGCCGAGTTTGAGGAGGAATATCCCCAGCAGCAAGTGCGCTGGATTGACATTCCTTGGGCGGCGATGGAGGCGCGGATTGTCACCTCCGTTTCCGCTCAAACCGCCCCCGATTTAGTCAACCTCAATCCCCGCTTTGCGGCTCTGTTGGCGGGACGCAATGCCTGGTTAGACTTAGATGAGTACATCTCCGAGGAGGTGCGATCGCAGTATCTCGAAGCCATTTGGGATGCCAGCCGCTTTGACGACACCAGTTTTGGCATTCCCTGGTATCTCACCACCCGCATCACCATCTACAACCAAGAGATTTTCCAGGAAGCCGGCATTGACTCTCCCCCGCAAACCTACGAGGAACTGGCCCAAGTGGCCCAACAAGTCCGGGAAGAAACGGGCAAATACGCCTTTTTCGTCAGCTTTGCCCCTAACGATTCTGGAGAAGTCTTAGAATCCCTCGTGCAGATGGGGGTACAACTGCTTAACGAGGATGGCACTGCCGCCTTTAACTCCCCAGAAGGCGTCGCCGCCTTTAACTATTGGCGAGAACTCTATCAAGAGGGTTGGCTACCGCGAGACGTGCTAACCCAGGGCCATCAGCGGGCCATTGAACTCTATCAAGGGGGAGAACTGGCCTTGGTGAAGACGGGCCCGCAATTCTTCCAAACCATCGCCAACAATGCCCCCGATATTGCCGCCGTTTCCCAACCTGCGCCCCAGATTAGCGGGGACACGGGCAAAATTGCCGTAGCGGTGATGAACCTGTTAATTCCCCGAGACACCGCCAACCCCGAGGGGGCGATCGCCTTTGCCCTATTTCTCACCAATCCCGAGAACCAACTCGCCTTCTCCCAAATCGCCAACACCCTCCCCTCCACCCGAGATACCCTAGACCATGAGTATTTCCAAACCGGAGGAGATAACGCCACCCCCATGGATGAAGCTCGGGTGATCAGTGCTGACCAGTTGAGGCGAGCAGAAGTATTAGTCCCTCCTCTCTCTAATGTCAATCAGTTGCAGGCAATTCTTTACGATAATTTACAGGCGACCCTGTTAGGGGAAAAAACCGTCGAGGCGGCCTTAGCGAACGCGGAGGAGGAGTGGAATGCGATCGCCCAACCCTAA